The Etheostoma cragini isolate CJK2018 chromosome 15, CSU_Ecrag_1.0, whole genome shotgun sequence genome window below encodes:
- the trir gene encoding telomerase RNA component interacting RNase isoform X2: MDSKRAHGKPQTTRRGGGGGGGGGSSSSDSSCGSPASPSRSPAPAAATRAPMPGGNAFANDGSFMEMFKKKMEEEAKRKKETQHTGGEERRAPPEQGQTSEDKKPPPVTSFVGKRRGGVFLKTGMVAKKQKDDSEAEPGKSDAWSKYMAEVKKYKAHQCGDDDKTRPLVK; encoded by the exons ATGGATTCAAAGCGCGCACATGGGAAGCCCCAAACAACCAGACgcggtggtggaggtggtggaggtggaggcagCAGTAGCAGCGACTCCAGCTGCGGCAGCCCCGCGTCCCCCTCCCGCAGCCCCGCACCGGCGGCGGCGACCAGAGCCCCGATGCCCGGGGGGAACGCGTTCGCTAACGACGGCAGCTTCATGGAGATGttcaagaagaagatggaggaggaggcgaagaggaaaaaggagacGCAGCATACaggtggagaggagagaagagccCCCCCCGAGCAAGGACAGACATCAGAGGACAAGAAGCCCCCTCCCGTGACGAGCTTT GTGGGGAAGCGCAGAGGTGGCGTGTTCCTAAAGACCGGCATGGTTGCGAAGAAGCAGAAAGACGACTCAGAA GCTGAGCCGGGCAAGAGCGACGCTTGGTCGAAGTACATGGCCGaggtaaaaaagtacaaagCCCACCAGTGTGGTGACGACGATAAGACCAGGCCGCTGGTCAAGTAG
- the trir gene encoding telomerase RNA component interacting RNase isoform X1, translating into MDSKRAHGKPQTTRRGGGGGGGGGSSSSDSSCGSPASPSRSPAPAAATRAPMPGGNAFANDGSFMEMFKKKMEEEAKRKKETQHTGGEERRAPPEQGQTSEDKKPPPVTSFVRGLAVVGKRRGGVFLKTGMVAKKQKDDSEAEPGKSDAWSKYMAEVKKYKAHQCGDDDKTRPLVK; encoded by the exons ATGGATTCAAAGCGCGCACATGGGAAGCCCCAAACAACCAGACgcggtggtggaggtggtggaggtggaggcagCAGTAGCAGCGACTCCAGCTGCGGCAGCCCCGCGTCCCCCTCCCGCAGCCCCGCACCGGCGGCGGCGACCAGAGCCCCGATGCCCGGGGGGAACGCGTTCGCTAACGACGGCAGCTTCATGGAGATGttcaagaagaagatggaggaggaggcgaagaggaaaaaggagacGCAGCATACaggtggagaggagagaagagccCCCCCCGAGCAAGGACAGACATCAGAGGACAAGAAGCCCCCTCCCGTGACGAGCTTTGTAAGGGGTTTGGCAGTT GTGGGGAAGCGCAGAGGTGGCGTGTTCCTAAAGACCGGCATGGTTGCGAAGAAGCAGAAAGACGACTCAGAA GCTGAGCCGGGCAAGAGCGACGCTTGGTCGAAGTACATGGCCGaggtaaaaaagtacaaagCCCACCAGTGTGGTGACGACGATAAGACCAGGCCGCTGGTCAAGTAG